GCCACTGCGCCGACAGTTCCCCGGCCGCGCGCTTGATGGTCTCGCGGTTGGCCGCGCCGGCCTGCGGGGCGACCAGCAGGCCGACGACCGTCCCTACCGCGGTCCCCACCAGGGCGGAGGCCACGAATTTGAGAGATCTGACG
This genomic stretch from Candidatus Tanganyikabacteria bacterium harbors:
- a CDS encoding YtxH domain-containing protein, with product MSQAVRSLKFVASALVGTAVGTVVGLLVAPQAGAANRETIKRAAGELSAQWPFRLEDLKRRVARGAKKADSTFVQLFRDSGG